DNA sequence from the Salvelinus fontinalis isolate EN_2023a chromosome 33, ASM2944872v1, whole genome shotgun sequence genome:
TCCACGGGCAGTCTGGGGTCCTGCGAGAACCCAGAGAAGTTCCAGTACGTGGAGAAGAGCCAGTCGTGTGCCCCCCGCTGCTCCTCGGCAGTGGACGTGTTCTGGTCCAGAAGGGACAAGGACTTTGCCTTCATCTGGATGACGGTGTGGTCAACGCTCTGTTTCGTCTCCACGTCCTTCACCGTTCTCACCTTCCTCCTGGACCCCCACCGCTTCCAGTACCCTGAACGGCCCATCATCTTCCTCTCCATGTGCTACAACATCTACTCTGTGGCCTTCATCATCCGCTCGGTGGCCGGGGCCGAGAACATCGCCTGCGACCGGGAGAATGGCGAGCTTTACATCATCCAGGAGGGGCTGGAGTCCACAGGCTGCACCATCGTCTTCCTCATCCTCTACTACTTCGGTATGGCCTCGTCCATCTGGTGGGTCATCCTTACACTCACCTGGTTCCTGGCCGCTGGTAAGAAGTGGGGCCACGAGGCCATTGAGTCCCACAGCAACTACTTCCACATGGCCGCGTGGGGCATCCCAGCTCTGAagaccatcatcatcctcaccatGAGGAAGGTAGCAGGGGATGAGCTGACGGGTCTGTGCTACGTGGGCAGCATGGACTCTGGAGCGCTCACCGGCTTTGTGCTCATCCCTCTGTCCTGCTACCTGGTCATTGGCACGTCCTTCGTCCTCACCGGCTTTGTGGCGCTCTTCCACATCCGCAAGGTGATGAAAACCGAAGGCACCAACACGGAGAAGCTGGAGAAGCTGATGGTGAAGATCGGCATCTACTCCATCCTGTACACGGTGCCCGCCACCTGCGTCATCATCTGCTACTTCTACGAGAGGCTCAACATGGACTACTGGAAGTTCAGGGGGCTAGAGGGCAAGTGCGTGTCGTTCCCCGGGCGCCGGAACGAGGACTGCTCCCTGGATGCGTCGGTGCCCACTGTGGTGGTGTTCATGCTGAAGATCTTCATGTCTTTGGTGGTGGGCATCACcagtggtgtgtgggtgtggagctCTAAGACCCT
Encoded proteins:
- the LOC129832200 gene encoding frizzled-9-like gives rise to the protein MGGSPLKILISLWCQLVVAGYSVELGTYDLERGRPAKCEPIVIPMCQGIGYNMTRMPNFMDHDNQKEAAIKLNEFAPLVEYGCDVHLRFFLCSLYTPMCTDKVSTSIPACRPMCEQARQKCSPIMEKFHYAWPDSLDCSKLPTRNDPNALCMEAPENDTKTEIKKGEGMLPVPPRPRQPGSGNGRSTGSLGSCENPEKFQYVEKSQSCAPRCSSAVDVFWSRRDKDFAFIWMTVWSTLCFVSTSFTVLTFLLDPHRFQYPERPIIFLSMCYNIYSVAFIIRSVAGAENIACDRENGELYIIQEGLESTGCTIVFLILYYFGMASSIWWVILTLTWFLAAGKKWGHEAIESHSNYFHMAAWGIPALKTIIILTMRKVAGDELTGLCYVGSMDSGALTGFVLIPLSCYLVIGTSFVLTGFVALFHIRKVMKTEGTNTEKLEKLMVKIGIYSILYTVPATCVIICYFYERLNMDYWKFRGLEGKCVSFPGRRNEDCSLDASVPTVVVFMLKIFMSLVVGITSGVWVWSSKTLQTWQSLCSRKLASDRTSRKPCGSVSCSSTHCHYKAPAVVLHMAKTDPYSDSPTHV